A single region of the Amphiprion ocellaris isolate individual 3 ecotype Okinawa chromosome 4, ASM2253959v1, whole genome shotgun sequence genome encodes:
- the LOC118469182 gene encoding CD209 antigen-like protein A — protein sequence MAEERDKLRRKLTMFGDLSQQGWMYFNNSFYYISPWKNSWDDSRSDCLRRGADLVVINSKEEQEMERKWKWVDGTPLIKSYWGTDEPNSHKGSDEDCGDIKFFAEENDWNDKPCHFKNVWMCEKTVAL from the exons atggctGAAGAAAGAGACAAGTTGAGGAGGAAGTTGACCATGTTTG GTGACCTTTCCCAACAAGGATGGATGTACTTCAACAAtagtttttattacatttctcCTTGGAAAAACTCATGGGATGACAGCCGAAGTGACTGTCTGCGGCGTGGTGCAGATCTGGTGGTTATCAACAGCAAAGAGGAACAG GAGATGGAGAGGAAATGGAAATGGGTGGATGGGACTCCACTGATTAAGAG ctACTGGGGCACCGATGAGCCCAACAGTCATAAAGGCAGCGATGAAGACTGCGGAGACATAAAGTTCTTTGCAGAGGAAAATGACTGGAATGATAAACCGTGccactttaaaaatgtctggATGTGTGAAAAAACTGTGGCTTTGTGA